The following proteins come from a genomic window of Paenibacillus spongiae:
- the phnC gene encoding phosphonate ABC transporter ATP-binding protein — protein sequence MSKLLVLDNLSKRYNKDAMALENISFSIKNGEFVSIIGPSGAGKSTLLRCINRMVEPSGGRIVFDGKDTSRLSRGALRQFRSKIGMIFQHYNLVDRLSVAENVLHGRLGYKSAIAGAFGIYNEQEKRQCQQILQTLGLSEQMFKRCDQLSGGQKQRVGIARALIQQPRLMLCDEPIASLDPSSSKVIMDHLRNINKAMGITVLVNLHQVDVAIKYSDTIIGVNKGKIVFNGTPEELTTDRIHHIYGSDKGELIMDEAPSFKAGGAVVV from the coding sequence ATGTCGAAACTACTGGTTTTGGATAACCTTTCCAAACGTTACAATAAAGACGCCATGGCCCTGGAGAATATCAGCTTCTCCATTAAGAACGGCGAATTCGTATCCATCATCGGCCCTTCCGGAGCGGGCAAATCAACTTTGCTCCGGTGCATCAACCGCATGGTCGAGCCAAGCGGCGGCCGGATTGTGTTCGACGGCAAGGATACCTCCCGTTTGAGCCGGGGGGCGCTTCGCCAGTTCCGGTCCAAGATCGGCATGATCTTCCAGCATTACAATCTGGTTGATCGGCTAAGCGTCGCGGAGAATGTCCTGCACGGCCGGCTGGGCTACAAGAGCGCCATAGCGGGCGCATTCGGCATTTATAACGAGCAGGAGAAGCGGCAGTGCCAGCAGATTCTGCAGACGCTCGGCTTGTCGGAGCAGATGTTTAAACGCTGCGACCAGTTGAGCGGCGGACAAAAGCAGCGTGTCGGCATTGCCAGGGCGCTCATCCAGCAGCCGCGGCTGATGCTCTGCGACGAGCCGATCGCATCCCTTGATCCGAGCTCCTCGAAGGTCATTATGGACCACCTGCGGAACATCAACAAGGCAATGGGCATTACCGTTCTCGTCAATCTGCACCAGGTCGATGTGGCGATAAAGTATTCGGATACGATTATCGGGGTCAACAAAGGGAAAATCGTGTTCAATGGAACGCCGGAGGAGCTGACGACGGATCGCATTCATCATATCTACGGGTCCGATAAAGGCGAGCTGATTATGGACGAAGCGCCATCCTTCAAAGCGGGAGGTGCCGTTGTCGTATGA
- a CDS encoding sulfatase family protein: MKQPNILFIMSDDHASHAMSCYGSKINATPNIDRIATEGMRFDNCFCTNSICSPSRAAILTGKYNHLNGVKSINDHFDGRQMNYPKLLKEVGYQTAIVGKWHLGHGGDADPTGFDYWNVVPDQGEYHDPQFIEMGELKRVKGYATDLITDYSIDWMNKRDRDKPFMLMCHHKAPHRPWQPAEKYKDLYADIDIPEPDTFYDDYSNRSQAAVEAKMRIDRDMNDKVDLKGTPPEGLSGLEAKKWRYQRYIKDYLRCIASIDESVGRLLDYLDAEGVAEDTIIIYTSDQGFFLGDHGWFDKRFMYEESLRMPFIVRYPRAIKPGSHTEAMTLNVDFPSTFLDYAGAAIPAEMQGRSLRTIFGGETPGDWRTSMYYRYWMHLDEHHNVYSHYGIRTHRYKLIYYYAEALGTSGSVDENRPPEWELFDLERDPAEMNNVYADPGYAETIRELKQELRTLQLAVLDEPVKDEIA; the protein is encoded by the coding sequence TTGAAGCAGCCTAATATATTGTTTATCATGTCCGACGATCATGCGTCGCACGCGATGAGCTGCTACGGCAGCAAAATCAACGCGACGCCGAACATCGACCGTATCGCAACCGAAGGCATGCGGTTCGACAATTGCTTCTGCACCAACTCCATCTGTTCGCCGAGCCGGGCGGCGATATTGACCGGCAAGTACAACCATCTGAACGGCGTCAAATCGATTAACGACCATTTCGACGGCAGGCAGATGAACTATCCGAAGCTGCTGAAGGAAGTCGGCTATCAGACGGCAATCGTCGGCAAGTGGCATCTGGGCCATGGCGGCGATGCGGACCCGACCGGATTCGATTATTGGAACGTCGTGCCGGATCAGGGCGAATACCACGATCCCCAATTTATCGAGATGGGCGAGCTCAAGCGGGTCAAGGGCTATGCGACCGACTTGATTACGGACTACTCCATCGACTGGATGAACAAGCGCGACCGCGACAAGCCGTTCATGCTGATGTGCCATCATAAGGCGCCTCACCGCCCTTGGCAGCCGGCCGAGAAATACAAGGATCTCTACGCGGATATCGATATTCCGGAACCGGATACGTTCTATGACGATTATTCGAACCGTTCGCAGGCGGCCGTCGAGGCCAAGATGCGGATCGACCGGGACATGAACGACAAAGTCGATCTGAAAGGAACCCCGCCCGAAGGATTGAGCGGCCTCGAAGCGAAGAAGTGGCGGTATCAGCGCTATATCAAGGACTATTTGCGCTGCATCGCCTCCATCGACGAGAGCGTCGGCCGGCTGCTCGATTATTTGGACGCCGAGGGCGTCGCGGAGGATACGATCATCATCTATACATCCGACCAAGGCTTCTTCCTGGGCGATCACGGCTGGTTCGACAAGCGCTTCATGTACGAGGAATCGCTGCGGATGCCGTTTATCGTCCGGTACCCGCGGGCGATCAAGCCCGGTTCGCATACCGAAGCGATGACGCTGAACGTTGATTTCCCGTCTACGTTCCTCGATTATGCCGGCGCTGCGATTCCGGCGGAGATGCAGGGAAGAAGCTTGAGGACGATCTTCGGCGGCGAAACGCCAGGCGACTGGAGAACGTCGATGTACTACCGGTATTGGATGCACCTGGACGAGCACCATAACGTGTACTCGCACTACGGCATCCGGACGCACCGGTATAAGCTGATCTACTATTACGCGGAGGCGCTGGGCACCTCCGGCTCGGTCGACGAGAACCGTCCGCCGGAGTGGGAACTGTTCGATCTGGAGCGGGACCCGGCCGAAATGAACAACGTATACGCCGATCCCGGCTATGCGGAGACGATCCGGGAGCTTAAGCAAGAGCTGCGGACGCTGCAGCTGGCCGTGCTGGACGAGCCGGTCAAAGACGAAATCGCATAA
- a CDS encoding AraC family transcriptional regulator → MSKLIEILDTHRDDFIPNWHNRLQQVSYNILVLVTEGQLLYRLNDRAFIASKGDLLFIPSGTMREAMNDKMTLHQKYAVIFTSSPLIELPLFAQPGHVLIRPRSFEYFKEKMMLIYRHSIEKKPFYDAIRAGIMLELLGMACRELDSAPLPLRKANDIRKIEQHILDRFRERISLQELAGLIERSPNYTLSLFKEATGQTPLAYMHRLRITAAKELLRSTSLTVKDISEHLGYYDTSYFYRMFKKSTGLSPSEYAEQPEY, encoded by the coding sequence GTGAGCAAATTGATCGAAATTCTCGATACGCACCGCGACGACTTTATTCCAAATTGGCATAACCGGCTGCAGCAGGTGTCCTACAACATTCTCGTTCTCGTCACGGAAGGACAGCTGCTCTACCGGCTGAACGACCGGGCGTTCATCGCGTCCAAGGGAGACCTGCTGTTCATTCCGTCCGGCACGATGCGCGAAGCGATGAACGACAAGATGACGCTGCATCAGAAATACGCGGTTATATTCACCAGCAGCCCTCTTATCGAACTCCCGCTGTTCGCGCAACCCGGCCACGTTCTGATCCGTCCCCGCAGCTTCGAGTATTTCAAAGAAAAGATGATGCTCATCTATCGCCATTCCATCGAGAAGAAACCGTTCTACGATGCGATCCGCGCCGGAATAATGCTCGAATTGCTCGGCATGGCGTGCAGGGAGCTCGACTCGGCTCCGCTCCCCCTCCGTAAGGCGAACGACATCCGCAAGATCGAACAGCATATTCTGGACCGCTTCCGCGAGAGGATTTCGCTGCAGGAGCTGGCCGGGCTGATCGAGCGCTCCCCCAACTATACGCTCAGCCTATTCAAAGAAGCCACCGGGCAGACGCCGCTGGCTTATATGCACCGTCTCCGTATAACGGCAGCCAAGGAGCTGCTCCGCAGTACGAGTTTGACCGTGAAGGATATTTCCGAGCATCTCGGTTATTACGACACCTCTTATTTCTATCGGATGTTCAAGAAGAGCACAGGGCTGTCGCCGTCCGAATACGCCGAACAGCCGGAATATTGA
- a CDS encoding PhnE/PtxC family ABC transporter permease: MLPNNSEIAAAPVVLEPLRRKPFNRANFVVSVTLLAIAAITLYALFNLENKYIPFGEGLLLMLDNFRLMFLEPHFKHFTFGKAVYSALITLGLAVLTTILGAVIAFGVSLLAARNLSGNRMSGFVRAVVAVIRAVPTILWVLIFAVSSGLGSVAAVIGMTWHTISYLTKAYSEAFEEIDNGTLEALKASGASRIQIVFQAVFPSSLSYLISWTFLRLEMNFSNALAMGAAAGAGGLGYDLYMAGSLYYDIREIGALTFFILFFAIVLEIGSTRLKNRLRKGALNNGKQG, encoded by the coding sequence ATGTTGCCGAACAACTCGGAAATCGCCGCCGCTCCCGTAGTATTGGAGCCGCTGCGCAGAAAGCCGTTCAATCGGGCGAACTTCGTCGTAAGCGTCACTTTGCTTGCCATCGCGGCCATTACGCTGTACGCCTTGTTCAATCTGGAAAACAAATACATCCCATTCGGCGAAGGCTTGCTCCTCATGCTAGACAACTTCCGGCTGATGTTCTTAGAGCCGCATTTCAAGCATTTCACCTTCGGGAAGGCCGTCTATTCCGCGCTTATAACGCTGGGGCTTGCCGTACTGACGACGATCCTTGGCGCCGTCATCGCCTTCGGGGTCAGCTTGCTTGCGGCCCGCAATCTAAGCGGCAATAGAATGTCCGGCTTCGTCAGGGCCGTTGTCGCGGTCATTCGGGCGGTTCCTACGATCCTGTGGGTGCTCATCTTTGCCGTTTCGTCCGGTCTGGGGAGCGTGGCGGCCGTAATCGGAATGACCTGGCATACGATCAGCTACCTAACGAAAGCTTACTCCGAGGCATTCGAGGAAATCGACAACGGCACGCTCGAAGCGTTGAAGGCAAGCGGAGCGAGCCGGATTCAAATCGTCTTTCAAGCCGTGTTTCCTTCCTCCCTGTCTTATCTGATCTCGTGGACGTTTCTGCGGCTGGAAATGAACTTTTCCAATGCCCTGGCCATGGGGGCTGCGGCGGGCGCCGGGGGTCTCGGCTACGATTTATATATGGCGGGCAGTCTGTATTACGATATCCGGGAAATCGGCGCGCTGACGTTCTTCATTCTTTTCTTTGCCATTGTGCTGGAAATCGGCTCTACTCGATTGAAGAACAGGCTGAGGAAGGGCGCATTAAACAACGGAAAACAAGGATAA
- a CDS encoding response regulator, translating into MVLQEPIRVMIAEDLGILREHFCSLVENEDDMEVIGQASSGKKLLQLIDGAPVKPDIILMDIEMDAKHDGIVTAQRILTTEPQMKIIFLTVHEDDETVFNAFETGAVDYVLKTRSGDEIVTSIRLAHAGIAQMRPEFAFKIKNEFSRIRRNEESLLQATLIMAQLTPTELEILDLLLKDLKIAEIARHRQVELSTIKSQINVILKKFNKNRSKEVIALLRELNLQPLLRKVRGE; encoded by the coding sequence ATGGTCTTACAAGAACCGATCCGGGTCATGATCGCCGAAGATCTGGGCATCCTGCGGGAGCACTTCTGCAGCTTGGTCGAGAACGAGGACGACATGGAGGTCATCGGCCAAGCTTCCAGCGGGAAGAAGCTTCTTCAGCTTATCGACGGCGCTCCGGTCAAGCCGGATATTATTCTGATGGACATCGAGATGGATGCGAAGCATGACGGGATCGTTACGGCACAGCGTATATTGACGACGGAGCCGCAGATGAAAATCATCTTCCTGACCGTGCACGAGGACGACGAAACCGTCTTCAACGCGTTCGAGACCGGAGCGGTCGATTACGTGCTTAAGACCCGCTCCGGCGATGAAATCGTCACCAGCATCCGTCTCGCCCATGCGGGCATCGCCCAGATGAGGCCGGAGTTCGCGTTCAAGATCAAGAACGAATTTTCCCGGATTCGCCGCAACGAAGAAAGCTTGCTGCAAGCGACGCTGATCATGGCGCAGCTGACGCCGACGGAACTGGAAATTCTCGATCTTCTCTTGAAAGACTTGAAGATAGCGGAGATTGCACGCCATCGGCAGGTCGAGCTATCGACAATCAAATCGCAGATTAACGTCATTTTGAAAAAATTCAACAAGAACAGGTCCAAAGAAGTGATCGCCCTGCTGCGGGAGCTGAACCTTCAACCGCTCCTAAGGAAAGTGCGTGGCGAGTAA
- a CDS encoding ABC transporter permease subunit: MKLDQFFLRKRRRTFFIVLGVLMVAWAASALTEFNLAKGILSFPEAIQWAASNFYPDAKAMSKLPQIMSKLWETLIMSIAAAAVGAVGAVVFAVLGSNTTKVNGFFSTAARFIATLFRNVDVSAWAMVLLFSFGQSGLTGFLALLFASFGFLTRAFMETIDEVSGSSVEALKASGAGYLSIVCRAVLPSGTPQMISWLLYMVETNIRSATLVGILTGTGIGFSFDLYYKSLNYASASLVVLVIVMAVLVIELISNAIRRVIV; the protein is encoded by the coding sequence ATGAAATTGGATCAATTCTTTTTGCGCAAGCGGAGACGAACGTTCTTCATCGTGCTGGGCGTGCTGATGGTCGCCTGGGCGGCATCCGCCCTAACCGAGTTTAATCTTGCCAAGGGCATTCTATCGTTCCCGGAAGCGATCCAGTGGGCCGCGTCCAACTTCTATCCCGATGCCAAGGCGATGTCCAAGCTTCCGCAAATCATGTCCAAGCTGTGGGAGACGCTTATCATGTCCATCGCCGCCGCTGCCGTCGGCGCTGTCGGCGCCGTCGTGTTTGCCGTATTGGGGTCGAATACGACCAAGGTAAACGGATTTTTCAGTACGGCTGCCCGCTTTATCGCGACCTTGTTTCGGAATGTCGATGTCTCCGCTTGGGCGATGGTGCTTCTCTTTTCGTTCGGACAGAGCGGGCTGACCGGTTTTCTGGCGCTCTTGTTTGCAAGCTTCGGGTTTCTTACGCGCGCGTTCATGGAGACGATTGACGAGGTCAGCGGCAGCTCCGTAGAAGCGTTGAAGGCTTCAGGGGCCGGATATTTGTCGATCGTATGCAGGGCGGTTCTGCCGTCTGGCACGCCTCAGATGATCAGCTGGCTGCTGTACATGGTCGAGACGAACATTCGAAGCGCCACGCTGGTAGGCATCTTGACCGGAACGGGTATCGGGTTCTCGTTCGATCTGTACTATAAGAGCTTGAACTATGCTTCGGCCAGTCTGGTCGTACTCGTCATTGTGATGGCTGTTCTCGTCATCGAATTGATATCCAATGCCATTCGCAGAGTTATCGTGTAG
- a CDS encoding ATP-binding protein has product MTILLFLLMLAAITLFIAKARNPSAYWMGFVLVGWFLSMAGLILFIAKYGGFYYKVNIVLFFHDSVRNFLLQLPISIEWISRMITVGRSVFIFSLIGLSVSLLYYRPLKKLWKIYALNAILPLANILVYDPIIYKWALGMIDRNVTYVVGWLTRGWLVASALIALLLMIKKYRKVTIPWVKKQSKYILLGVLSLMLFYFYLGFLGPLQVFDVRTYYVLYSDFSNFNPPLTLFGWYASISLTGVLSLISILSIWRYTEIEKTMGKSDLQLERKLNTANMGARVFTHAIKNQLIMIQLLIGQATSEEGARNAGQSLAKAEDIVNHTLERLDKLYNSFKSSQLQLRPVSMQTLLRLTLERLPLVPEHLTLTCDPPEKESLLLADVGHLSEALYNVIVNAVEAVGDREDGAVRITAYEEEQWVLIQIVDNGPGIPAELMETIFDPFYTNKNTTRNWGIGLSYARHVVLGHYGRIHVEKRAEGSAFKIIIPLYQLKS; this is encoded by the coding sequence ATGACAATACTGCTATTCCTGCTTATGCTGGCCGCCATCACCTTGTTTATCGCGAAAGCGCGCAACCCGTCCGCGTATTGGATGGGCTTCGTGCTCGTCGGCTGGTTTCTCAGCATGGCCGGCCTCATTCTGTTTATCGCGAAATACGGCGGGTTCTATTACAAAGTGAACATCGTTCTGTTCTTTCATGACAGCGTTCGCAATTTCTTGCTTCAGCTTCCGATCAGCATCGAATGGATCAGCCGCATGATTACGGTCGGCCGGTCGGTTTTTATTTTCAGCCTGATCGGACTATCCGTGTCGCTGCTCTATTACCGGCCTCTCAAGAAGCTGTGGAAAATCTATGCGCTCAACGCGATTCTTCCGCTGGCCAATATTCTGGTCTACGACCCGATCATCTATAAATGGGCGCTCGGGATGATTGACCGCAACGTGACGTATGTCGTCGGCTGGCTGACGAGAGGCTGGCTCGTCGCTTCCGCTCTCATCGCTCTTCTGCTGATGATCAAGAAGTACCGGAAGGTGACGATTCCGTGGGTAAAGAAGCAGAGCAAGTACATTCTGCTCGGCGTCCTTTCGCTCATGCTGTTCTATTTCTATCTGGGCTTTCTCGGGCCGCTGCAAGTATTCGACGTCCGCACCTATTATGTGCTGTATTCGGATTTCTCCAACTTCAACCCGCCTCTCACCTTGTTCGGCTGGTATGCCAGCATCAGCCTGACCGGCGTCCTGTCGCTGATCAGCATCCTGTCCATCTGGCGCTATACGGAGATCGAGAAAACGATGGGCAAGAGCGACCTGCAGCTGGAACGCAAGCTGAACACGGCGAATATGGGAGCGCGCGTCTTTACGCACGCGATCAAAAATCAGCTGATCATGATTCAACTGCTGATCGGGCAAGCTACAAGCGAAGAAGGTGCCCGGAATGCCGGACAATCGCTCGCCAAGGCGGAGGATATCGTCAATCACACGCTCGAACGGCTGGACAAGCTGTACAATTCATTCAAATCGAGTCAGCTGCAGCTCAGGCCGGTCTCCATGCAAACGCTGCTGCGGCTGACGCTGGAACGGTTGCCGCTGGTGCCCGAGCATCTGACCCTGACCTGCGACCCGCCGGAGAAAGAAAGCCTGCTGCTGGCGGACGTGGGCCATCTGTCGGAAGCGCTTTACAACGTCATTGTCAATGCGGTGGAAGCGGTGGGCGACCGGGAGGACGGAGCGGTGCGGATCACCGCCTACGAGGAGGAGCAATGGGTGCTGATCCAGATCGTCGACAACGGGCCGGGCATACCGGCGGAGCTGATGGAGACGATCTTCGATCCGTTCTATACGAACAAGAACACGACCCGCAACTGGGGGATCGGCCTATCCTATGCGAGACATGTCGTCCTCGGCCATTACGGCCGCATTCATGTAGAGAAGCGAGCTGAAGGCAGCGCGTTCAAAATCATTATTCCGCTTTATCAATTGAAGTCGTAA
- a CDS encoding DeoR/GlpR family DNA-binding transcription regulator, with the protein MSFIGEERKKIILDILELEGLVRTSDLSEKLQVSGEMIRRYLEELEKEKRLKRIYGGAVKADVTREESPHLNREVVRVEEKKKIGLAASALIEDNDVIFVDDGSTPMQIVYYLQDKQNITVIVYSFDLLRLIMDLYGKGLFSGHIYLLGGRVLPRYSRVAGGLAETMAENFHVDKALVSVDGFTIDKGLTGFDLERGYLLRKVASTAKLTVVMTDHTKFGNSCPYKILDLKDIDVIVTDVPQPSQWMPHLEQRNIAWINAMTEKPGKGELFR; encoded by the coding sequence ATGTCGTTCATTGGAGAGGAACGCAAGAAGATCATTCTCGACATCTTGGAGCTGGAAGGCTTGGTGCGCACGTCCGACTTGTCCGAGAAGCTGCAGGTTTCCGGAGAGATGATCCGCCGGTATCTGGAGGAATTGGAGAAGGAGAAACGGTTGAAACGGATCTACGGCGGCGCGGTCAAGGCAGACGTCACCCGCGAGGAGTCTCCGCATCTCAACCGGGAAGTCGTGCGGGTCGAGGAGAAGAAGAAGATCGGTCTGGCGGCATCCGCCTTGATCGAGGATAATGACGTCATCTTCGTCGATGACGGCTCCACGCCGATGCAGATCGTCTACTACCTGCAGGATAAACAGAACATTACGGTTATCGTCTATTCTTTCGATTTGCTGCGCCTGATCATGGATCTCTATGGCAAGGGGCTGTTTAGCGGCCACATCTATCTGCTCGGGGGCCGGGTGCTGCCGCGGTATTCCAGGGTTGCCGGCGGGCTGGCGGAGACGATGGCCGAAAATTTCCATGTCGATAAGGCGCTCGTATCGGTCGACGGATTTACGATCGACAAGGGCCTCACGGGCTTTGATCTGGAGCGGGGCTACCTGCTGCGCAAAGTGGCGAGTACGGCCAAGCTGACCGTCGTCATGACGGACCACACGAAGTTCGGCAACAGCTGTCCCTACAAAATATTGGATCTGAAGGACATCGACGTTATCGTCACCGATGTTCCTCAGCCTTCGCAATGGATGCCCCATCTGGAGCAGCGGAATATCGCCTGGATCAATGCCATGACGGAAAAGCCGGGGAAAGGCGAGCTGTTCAGGTAG